A genome region from Lucilia cuprina isolate Lc7/37 chromosome 3, ASM2204524v1, whole genome shotgun sequence includes the following:
- the LOC111677613 gene encoding uncharacterized protein LOC111677613 produces the protein MTPFDDFSYLINHVLLGEEPTIEDFILLVGTVVAFVAFVLWCCFPIQPKDSANHRQFSCKTMHSINSSSHQMQTSYSKTSTNALVHNDYILRNGSSSNGAGSGSGGGGHSYHCCT, from the exons ATGACTCCCTTTGATGATTTTTCGTATCTTATTAATCATGTATTATTGGGCGAAGAGCCG actatagaagattttatattattagtGGGCACGGTGGTGGCATTTGTAGCTTTTGTTTTATGGTGTTGTTTTCCCATACAGCCCAAG GACTCGGCCAATCATCGACAGTTTTCCTGTAAAACCATGCACTCGATTAACAGCTCTTCACATCAAATGCAAACCAGTTATAGTAAAACTTCGACCAATGCTTTGGTCCATAATGATTATATATTAAGAAATGGTTCCTCTTCGAATGGGGCCGGCAGTGGTAGTGGTGGCGGTGGTCATTCATATCATTGTTGCACTTAA